The genomic window CATGGAGACGTTGTACTCGATTGATAGGAGCCGCAAATATGTCTATCATGAGATAGATGAGGGGCGTCACGTTGAGGCTGGGCCGATGTAGTTTGTGCGAGCTTCACCCGCAAAGTTTCTGGGATTGGGCGTATGGTTTGTCGAATGGAAATTAAAGGGTCTGACTTGATTTTGAGCGCTTGGGATTTTATACGCGGGTTACTGTTTTGTGAAGAGCAACGACTCGTTTGGATAGGGTTAGCGTTGACAGCCCTGACGGTGTAAGCATGGCACTTTTTGGTTCGtctatgtatgtagtatCCAGCAATCTATCACAGTTCATCACGCCTTCTTGAGCATAATCATTGGGATCTCATAGTCTGGCTGGCTCGTCAGTACACCCACCTCCCATACGTAAGTCCGACAAATTTCAGAAAATCATTTATTCGATCTCCTACTATCATAAGCTTCTTCTTGTGTCAATTTGGCCTCTCACAACGTAGGCCTGTCCGTCTGTCAAGGGGTATAAGCCTACTTCAGGCGGTTCTTCACAAAAACCAACAACCTTCCAACGCCTCTTAAAACGAGCTTCACCCGTCGTCCTTTAGCCACACTGCTACCACGCCGGGTAGCCAAGTAGCTGTTCGATTTGCCCTCCCCACTTGGAGGACGGTGTCTCCATTCCTTCGCGGAGCAAGACATAGCAAAGAAGTCTATCTGTACATAATGCAACCTTTCGGATATGTGGGCCATAAGCCGGGGCGTAAAAAAATGTTCCTGCCTCCCACCATCTTGTCCGAAAAATAAACCACACCCAGAAATAGGAGTTCAGCACGGAGCTGAAAGAATATTAACAAAGGAAATCAAACAAAAGGAATATcatttaacttttaaaaagAAATTGGTGACAAGGCCTCGACTCTTGGTCACTTTAAGCCTTggtctcttcttccttcttaGCCTCGCCCGCCTCGGCACCTTCGTTGCCTTGTGATTTGACGTACTCGTCGTAGACAGCAAGTGCctcgtcgaccttggccttCAGAGCACCGTCATCCTCAATCCTATGAGTGAATTAGTTTAAAGAATTAGATAAATAAAGGAATGCGTATCATGGGGAAATGCTTACAGGTTGACGAGCTCACTgttctccatctccaagaGCATACCAGTGATCTTTCCGGCAAGCTCAGAATTGATGGCCTGAATCTTGGGGAAGATGATCTCACCCAGGATCTGCTTCTGCTGGGCAGGTTGGGCACCGGCAAGCTGCGACTGCAGCACAGAGCTGTTGTTTCCCTCGCCCCGGCCAGCCTGATTGGGACCATTCGCGGCGTTGTTACGGCCATTTCCACGGCCAGCACCCTGACGATTGTTGGGCGGGTATCCAGGCATACCACCAGGACCAGCGTTAGGAGGCGGCACACCACGGCCACCCTGAGGAGCGCCGCGACCACCCATGGCAGCCTGCTGAGCCTGCATAGCAGCCATGAACTGAGGAGTGCCGGGTTGGCCGTACTGGGGAGGAAATTGTCCGGGCATACCGTACATGTTGGGGGGCATCTGCTGGGGaacaccaccacggccacctTGCTGAGGGTAGCCAGGGAACTGACCAGGTCGACCACCCTGGACACCGCCCATGCCGATGCCAGGCTGAGGGAATGGCATACCACGGCCACCTTGTGGTATAAAGCCCGGCTGTTGGCCGTAGAAAACGGGAGGCTGCATGTACTGCTGAGGCATACCGGCTGCGGCAGCAGCTTGCTGCATACGCAGCTGGTTGCGAGCCTGGATACTGGCCTCGAGCTGGCTCTTGCGAACATCCTTGCGCTGAGCCAGAGCAACATACAGGGGCTTGCCGTTGATCATGCGTTGGTTCATCTCAGCAACAGCCTTGGTGGCATCATCAGGATTGCTGAAGCAGACGAAACCAAAGCCCTTGCTCTTACCAAGTTTCTTGTCACCCTTCTTATCAGCTTTCTTGTcggcgtcttcctcctcggtctccttggcttcctccttggcctcagGCTCCTTCTCgttgtcttcttccttctccttaTCGTCGTCGGATCCATCGGAAGGAGCATCCCTCATCACCTTGGCGGAGGTGATGGGGCCAAACTCGGCAAACATCTGGCGGAGCTTCTCATCATCCACATCGTCATCAAGGTTCTTGATGTAGAGGTTGACACCCTGGTACTTATTGGCTTTTTCCAGACGAGCAGCTTCGTATGATTTGCGCAGCTCCTCCTCACGCTCATGCTTCTTCTGGGCACGGCCAACGTAAAGGTCCTGGCCACGGAAGTCCTTACCGTGGAGCTCCTCGACAGCCTTGGCGGCGCTTTCATGGGTGGTGAAATTGACAAAACCGAAACCACGGCTCTTGCCCTCCTGGTCACGggcaagagaagaagacgtGATGTCACCATACTTCTCGAAGAGCTCACGGAACTCGTCGTCGGAGGCCTCAGTGCTGACATTCTTGATGTAAATGTTGGTAAAGTTAGCTTTCATCTCCTCAAACTTGCTCTGACGGTCCTTCTTCGGGATGTGGTGACCGACGTAGACCTTCTTCTCGTTGAGAAGCATGCCATTAACGTGCTTGATGGCCTGGTGAGCAGCCTCGTCCGTCTCGTAATGGACAAAACCATAGCCCTTGGAGTTGCCGTTCTCGTCCTGGGCAACCTTGCAGCTCAGAATGTTGCCAAAGGCAGCAAAGGTATCATGGAGAGCCTTGttgtcaatggcaacatcCAAGTTCTTGATGAAGACATTGCCCTGGCCAGTCTTGCGGAGAGCAGGGTCACGCTGAGACCACATGATGCGGCACGGGCGGCCCTTGATGAGGGTGTAATTGAGCTCCTCCAGGGCCTTCTCTCCATCAGCAGTAGAGTTGTAATTGACGTAGGCATAGCCCAGAGAGCGACGCGTGACGGCATCACGACAGACACGGATGGAGGCGACAGCACCGATCTGGGAGAAGAGCTCGAAGAGCATGGCCTCGGTGACAGAGGGATCAAGCTCTCCAACGTAGAGAGAGGCGGAGTTCTGAGGATGGGGAGCAGCGGAGCTAGGAGTGGGAGCAGAGGCGTCTTCGGAGCCTGCAGCGCCGACGGTGGTGTCGACAGTGGGCTTGGCATCGCCGCTGCCATTATTGAGGGAGGTGTTGTTGAGGTCGGTGGCAAGCTGGTCAACAGCGCCGGAGGTAGTGTTGGCGGCCATTTTGATGTCGAGAACGTGGAAAATCGATAGTCTAGAGAGGACAAGGTGGTTCTCAGGTTAGCAGGCGGGTGGCCTGTGGTAAGAGCAAGACCGAGATTGAGGCTCCCACGAGATAACGAGAGGGGCGACGAACCGATTCAACGCAACTAGTCTTGTGACAGGAAAAAGGACTGGAGAAGTTCTGCACCCGGAATTAAGAGGCGGCAGAAAGGAGTAGACgcgtaaaaaaaaacttgaGTAGCGGTGGATGGCTAGCCCAAAGACTATGCGTGTTGATTTGAGAGTTGTAGTCGTGTCCGCACAGAGGCAGGAATACGGGCAGGGGTGGTTTTTTGGGAGgtttttaaattttttttggatTGTTTTTTGGTTGAGTTTCAACAAGTGCAAGGACAGAGAACCAGGTCTAGGACCGTACCTCTGAACCGACTCGCGTTTGGGTTTTGGGTTGATGTGGGATAaagggtggtggtgggaagaaagaggaggagaggaaaTTTCGTTCTCGAGAtgatattttttttcccttcgCAGGCGGCCACATTTGGCGCGGGCTGGTGCATGTGGAGTGTCTCTTCACAGGCTAGTGCTTGAGTGGCTGATGCAGCGGCGCTGGTAGCAGATGCCgtgtacccaggtacctaggcagCTCTGAACTTtaagttcaatgttggtttGTAGTGCTTCAGAGGTCGAGCATGCAGCCTGTACTCAGAAGTACTTCACTGTTACTTTTCAAGCCTGGCTGTGAACCACCTCCACCGCCTTTGTTGACATTTGACACAATCTAAGCCTTGACCGCGTGTAGGGTGGACGCTTACGCACAGTCCAAATTTGTTTGTGTGTGGTGGAGCTCCACAGTCTGAACCAAGATTTTTCGCGCACAGTATCAAGTACCGACACAGAGGGCAAGACATGATTGCTGGGGAAGCCGCGACTTGGCGGGCATGAGGGCTGATGCCACCCACTCATTCATCCCTTGCAccgtgaattgctcggcgggctcactctttttgccaGGTGCGCTTATCCCCCTACTATGTAATGTATTTAAACTCTcatatattataatataaagcctgatagccaggtacctagtagggcgtgagcgcacctagcaaaaggagtgagcccgccgagcaacTCACCTTGCATCGCATGTACCCAAACATGGAACCTACCAAACCAACCCGGACTGCCAACTTCATCAAGCCTAGTGGCTTCAATGCCAAGGAAAACCCTGAATTTCTCACGGCCTTTTGATTTGACAATTTGGCAGTTCAATGCGCCTGTGGCCCGTATGTACAATACAATAATAATCAATGCAGCagcggtacggagtagcagcTTATTACATGCAGGAGCTTCTGTTGTTATCCAATGGGCAACCTCAGCTTCCGAAGCACAGAGTAGAGATGCATGAGCATGGAATCTGGCACCCTTACAACTCTCCGTGTTTGGTGACTCTTCAGGCCTGCTTCACTCTTTGTGCAGACAAGACTCTTTTGAGCGCAAGCCACCTGGACCCATCCAGGGAGACAGTCAAGCTGTTCTATGTACGGGATACTGTTTGTTCAACATCCAACGGCTTAAATACAATGACTGAGGGGAAGCAGCCCATCACATGCATTTTGCCTTGAATGTTCTTGTGGACTCCAGGTCGTGTGCCACGACGGCTTACCTAAGCAGTCCTGCCACTGCACTGTTTCTGGCCTCCCCACGTCATGCCACCGCCCGCCTAATACCCCAGCCAGCTATCCAACCTTGCATGTGCGTACTACCAGTGCTTCGGGCCATCTCGTGAGCTTACCAACCATCCGAAACGTCTAGAATTCTAATCATCTCGGACGCACCCAAATTACCAGCTGAGCCATCTGGCCTGTAGAGACACTTTGGTTTTATCTACGAGCAGCCTTTGTATGTGAGTGATGCTGTTGGGCCTACCACTATGTTCTCGACTTTTACTGGCAGTTCGAGGCGTCCCCGGAATGTCAACCTGAGCGGGCAAGCCGGTAACCCCTTTGCCAATACATCATGGAGTCCGGCTGTCGTCTCCAACACAACGAAAACCGTATCAGATGCACAGGCCGAGCGAGAGAAGCGGCACTTGGAAAGGCAAAGATTAAAAGCTGCTGGCAGGATCCAACGAACATGGCGCGGTCACCTTGCACGGCGCAATTTGGCCGATGAAAGACGAGTTGTCTTTGATAACTTGTATCGCAATTCTTCAGGAATTTCCGTGGCTGAACGTCTGCCTGTTGCTTTTAACCTTCtgctctccttcttctcccgaCGATCCGACGTTGATATCCAGAGATCTTGTTTGTTTGCACGAGACTGCGAATCAGCACATACCGAACATATTGCCCCGCGCGGTGTCCATAGGTCACGCCTCGGGCAACTGGCTAGTATTCTTGTTT from Metarhizium brunneum chromosome 2, complete sequence includes these protein-coding regions:
- the pabp-1 gene encoding Polyadenylate-binding protein, cytoplasmic and nuclear, producing MAANTTSGAVDQLATDLNNTSLNNGSGDAKPTVDTTVGAAGSEDASAPTPSSAAPHPQNSASLYVGELDPSVTEAMLFELFSQIGAVASIRVCRDAVTRRSLGYAYVNYNSTADGEKALEELNYTLIKGRPCRIMWSQRDPALRKTGQGNVFIKNLDVAIDNKALHDTFAAFGNILSCKVAQDENGNSKGYGFVHYETDEAAHQAIKHVNGMLLNEKKVYVGHHIPKKDRQSKFEEMKANFTNIYIKNVSTEASDDEFRELFEKYGDITSSSLARDQEGKSRGFGFVNFTTHESAAKAVEELHGKDFRGQDLYVGRAQKKHEREEELRKSYEAARLEKANKYQGVNLYIKNLDDDVDDEKLRQMFAEFGPITSAKVMRDAPSDGSDDDKEKEEDNEKEPEAKEEAKETEEEDADKKADKKGDKKLGKSKGFGFVCFSNPDDATKAVAEMNQRMINGKPLYVALAQRKDVRKSQLEASIQARNQLRMQQAAAAAGMPQQYMQPPVFYGQQPGFIPQGGRGMPFPQPGIGMGGVQGGRPGQFPGYPQQGGRGGVPQQMPPNMYGMPGQFPPQYGQPGTPQFMAAMQAQQAAMGGRGAPQGGRGVPPPNAGPGGMPGYPPNNRQGAGRGNGRNNAANGPNQAGRGEGNNSSVLQSQLAGAQPAQQKQILGEIIFPKIQAINSELAGKITGMLLEMENSELVNLIEDDGALKAKVDEALAVYDEYVKSQGNEGAEAGEAKKEEETKA